From the genome of Perca flavescens isolate YP-PL-M2 chromosome 12, PFLA_1.0, whole genome shotgun sequence, one region includes:
- the pgpep1 gene encoding pyroglutamyl-peptidase 1, with product MANKKKVIVTGFEPFGEHAVNSSWVAVQELERLGLGEAVDLHVCEVPVEYQAVQSLLPSLWKEHQPQLVVHVGVSGLATTVTLEQCAHNKGYKRLDNCSFCPSSQCCMDSGPDCIHSVLDMETVCKRVNQSGLRVALSVSKDAGRYLCDYTYYTSLYLGQGHSAFIHVPPLGKPYSSQDLGRALQATIQEMLKLLELDPKHNKHCNHKHHHQHDYV from the exons ATGGCCAATAAGAAGAAAGTAATAGTAACAG GTTTTGAGCCTTTTGGTGAGCATGCTGTGAACTCCAGCTGGGTAGCAGTACAG GAACTGGAgcgattagggctgggcgaagCAGTAGACCTTCATGTGTGTGAGGTGCCTGTTGAATACCAGGCTGTTCAGAGCCTACTGCCATCTTTGTGGAAAGAGCATCAGCCACAG TTGGTGGTCCACGTCGGTGTTTCTGGGTTGGCCACCACTGTCACTCTGGAGCAGTGCGCCCACAACAAGGGTTACAAACGACTGGACAACTGCAGCTTCTGCCCGTCTTCCCAGTGTTGCATGGACAGCGGCCCGGACTGCATACACTCAGTCCTAGACATGGAGACGGTCTGCAAAAGGGTCAATCAATCTGGTCTCAGGGTCGCTCTGTCTGTATCCAAGGATGCTGGAAG GTATCTGTGTGACTACACCTACTACACCTCTCTGTACCTGGGGCAGGGTCACTCTGCCTTCATCCATGTGCCTCCACTAGGAAAACCCTACAGCAGCCAGGACCTGGGAAGAGCTCTTCAGGCCACCATACAGGAGATGCTGAAACTGCTGGAACTGGATCCCAAACACAACAAGCACTGCAATCACAAGCACCACCACCAGCACGACTACGTATGA